The genomic stretch CTGACCATTGCATCATTTGCCCGGGGCCAATTTTTCTATTCATCGATTTAGATAGTTGGGACAAATTCGATTATGAGAACGAAGATATTGAttcattatttttcatacacactaaagaaaagtttaaaaaaatactaCCTTGCGCGTGACTCTCACGTGATGAAAGAGTGCTATGCTGCGCTAGCCTTCGGCGACCCCCGGAAAGCCTACGTGTCAGCCGACGACTCACTGCTGGCAGTTCTTCACTATTCTAAAACCCAAGGTTCTACATTTTGAGTCACCCGGTGGATTAATCCGACGTGGTCCTGTTTAAGCCTCATGTATGTTTTTGAGTTAGTAATCGAGGAGCGtgtttgaaggttcttggaaatTCCCAATAACGCCCTCGCTGGTAATTAATCTCGCTCTCTTCCTCTTTTATTCGTCTCTTTCTCtcttattttgttattatttctTTTTTCCACCGGCGGTGACTCCAACCGTCGCCGTCTCCACTCCGCCTTTCCTCACCTTCTATTTCTCCCTTGGGAGATCGGATCCCGTCACCAACCGGTCGAGCGCTGGGATTCTTGACCCATGGCGACCGCTCAGGACCCACCGCGCGGCGAGCTCGAGCCCAATCTCCGCCACCGCCTCCCCCTCCCGAGATGGGGCGACCGGCGAACAACCCGCCGCGCCCCTGCCGAACGAAGCGGCGGAGATGGAACCCCGACCGCGGGGCAGCTCGGCTGCGGGAGATTCCCTCTGGCGCAGGACGGAGTCGGTGGGGGCGAGGACGGAGGGCTGGAAGAGCTGAGGGCGAAGCTGATGGGCCATCTCCGGGTGGCTGCCGACCGGATGAAGATTGCGACGCCGGAGGCGGCCCCGGAGGCCTCGAGGCCGTGGAACCTGAGGACCAGGAAGACCCCAAACGGGAACACGGGGTGCGCGATCGCCGGGGCCACCGCCGCCCCGGCTGCGGCGGCGGGATCCGCGgcggaggaggagaggaagataGGCCTGTCGGTGACGCTTACGGCGGAGGAGATCGAGGAGGACATCTACTCCGTGACGGGATCACGGCCTCGCCGGCGGCCAAAAAAGCGGCCAAGGGTTGTACAACGGCAGATTGACGTAAGCAGTCGCCTCCCcaccttttcttttttctttttaaaaaataattttctcttcggAAAATTAAGCAGATTACTGATATGCCCCTACAACATTGTCATAATTACATATACTTGCCACCTTGGCATTGTCTCGCTATCACGTTTTGCGTGTGCATGCGCATAATCCAGGATTTATTACTGGAAATGTATAACTGGAAAATGAATACGTACAACTCACGCAGGTCGATATCACACACTGCACGTCTTTTGTTTCCTTTCACAGTTAATGAAGAATTCTTTTAGTATCATCAAGCTATTCATCCTTTAATTTGGGACTTTTCTCAGTTATCCGAAATTTCCTTCTTGAGAGATGAGCAATCTGGAAAGATAGCTGTTAACAAGTAATTATCCGCTGCATTAGGAGGAATCAAGACTGCTGAAATGTTCTCGTACTAGAGAATGGCATTTGAAAATCAATTATAAAACATATTTCTCTATTTTACTTATCCACCTATTATACTTGCACTTTGCGTAAGATAGTTATTTGATTCGCCAATTGCTACATGATGTTTGCATATTTCAATGTCGGTCAAGTTTTAGGTATCACACAATTATGAGAAGAACCACTCAACCCATATGCAAGATTTGGGGCTGCCTATATTGATCATATCCCTCTTTTGAGTTTTTTATGTACATTATATATCTATCTATCATAACTAATTAAATTTACGAAGGTATTTCCTATTTGAGCCTTTACAACCAAACTCACCCCTATATCGTCAACGTGTTCCTATTTTCTTACCTAAACCTATTCAAATCCTTGTAACATGTACGGATATACCTAAACCACATTAAACGGATAAAGTATATAAGAGTACATCATATGCAACTAGATTCTTGAGCCTAGGAATCAAGATGTCGGTACTCGATACAGTAGTGGTAAGACATGTGAACATAGATGTCAAGGGAGTGAAGCTATGGGTAAAACCCAAATAGGTGTAGTGCTGGTGTGAGTGGATCTACATAATTGATAAGTGTTGTAAATAGGGCGGTCAGTGACCACCTACCGTTTCGGCTGCCTAGGCAGTGCCTACGCTATTGGATTTTTATTAAGGTTCCTACAATACAATAAGCTTCCTATATGAccatttttttattatgtttatgCATAAATCAGCTTCTTACAAACTAATACCATTGATATAAGATTTTATACAatatatattaactaaaaataaaaaattaatctatatttttaaaaatttttaatatatattaaattaataggataattttattaagttttaataaagcctaataaaattatctcaaacataactaggaattgattaaaattattaatttaaagtatttgattaaacctaagttaaaaaaagtaaaaaatcaaatttttggcATTTTAGCTTCGGGCTTCAGAGGCGTCGCGCGATGGACGGCTCGCCGAACCCAAGCGTCACGTGACGGACACCTTGCTGAGCTCGGGCGACGAGTCTGAACGCGTTGTTGAGCTAGGGCAACGCGTCCAAACGAATTGCCGAGTTGGGGCGACGCGTTTGAAGGCATCATCGAGTCAGGGCGACGCGTCCGAACGCGCCGCCGAGCTGGGGCGACGCATCTGAACTCATTGTTGGGTTTGAGCGACGCGTCCAAACACGTTGTTAGGTTCAAGCGACGCGTCCGGGCTCGCGTGACAGGTCCGGACCCGTCGTCGGACCCACGTGATTGGTCCGGACTCATCGTTGGGCTTAAGCGAAGAACCCGAACGTGTCACAGCCCACCAACGCCTTGCGTATACCACTTGTCCGGGTGAAACATAGCAAAATATATAAAAGCCTTATGACGACAATGGTGGCGGGCGGCGACAacggtggtggaggtggaggcGGAATTGGAAGGaggtgagttttttttttaacttacatTGTTTGACCACCTTAAACGACTGCCTCCAACAAAAGCGGGGCCGGTGAGGTTCGCCTCCCACCTAGGCAGCTACCTCAAGCGCCATTTAGAACACTGGAATTGATCAGCAAAGCAATAACAATAATAGAAAACAGCTAGTAAGAGAGGCATAGCCACATGGACGAGACGGGGTGCGACTGCCCCCGcacattttgttaaaatattaatattatatatttgaaagTCTTCATCATCACTTTGATGGGCTAATTCATTACTGTTTGTTGTCGGAAACTGAAATTAATCACATATTTGAAAAGCCCATGACCTAAACTATCTATTGGTACCACTTTTATTAAGAAATATTGCGACTTGAAATattaagtattgaattttaaaaataaaatatataataataaatggatAAACTAAATTGTAGGACACGAAGTGAGGgcgctaaattaaaattgaattggaTTCGAACTAACTCCAACGGGTAGGTGTAGAGATAAGGATTATATTGGTTCAAACTGAAATTGATTTAGAGTTGATTTGATTAAGTTATGATCGAACCAAATTTAAGGTTTAAACAGGTTCACTCGATTTAAAACAAATTAGGATATTTTTTAGTAAACTTtctatttcatttttttctctcccttttctctGTAAGCATGTTGCAACCCCACCATACCATATGTCACCCCTTCGCCCattcctttcttttatttttctcttcctcttctgccCCATTTGCTTCCTCTCCAATCGTAGTAAACCTATTATTTTTTCCTCTCCTTTCCTCAAGAACAAGAGCTCTCTTTTcttatcctttctcttctccagtaAGCAAGAAAAGCAACTGATCCCTCTTTCAGCAACAAGAGCAACTCTTAGCCctcgcatcttcttcctcttctcatgttttttaggattttattggcACCACAAGAATAGTCATGTTTTGTCTTGCCTTGCTCTCTGAGTTGTTGCCGAACTCACGAAAACTAGTCAAATTTGCTAATAAAGATGGTAAAGttctcctcttttgcttcttcCTTCCTATCTtctcttctatttttttctcaaaagcaaGGATATTCGAAGAAGAGCAAATTATTCCTTTCTTCTTTTAATGTTTCATTAATTGAAGGAGAGTTGTAAAGTAGAAACTTTATTTTATTAAGTTGCTAATTAAGATGATTATTTAGATCGCAATGAAGGTCTTAGGAAtgctaaatattattattattattattattattattattattttgagagCGAGAGTATTACAGAAGTAGAATGGAACAAAATAATAGAATTGACTTAAGATTTTATAG from Zingiber officinale cultivar Zhangliang chromosome 5B, Zo_v1.1, whole genome shotgun sequence encodes the following:
- the LOC121985016 gene encoding uncharacterized protein LOC121985016 isoform X1, translated to MATAQDPPRGELEPNLRHRLPLPRWGDRRTTRRAPAERSGGDGTPTAGQLGCGRFPLAQDGVGGGEDGGLEELRAKLMGHLRVAADRMKIATPEAAPEASRPWNLRTRKTPNGNTGCAIAGATAAPAAAAGSAAEEERKIGLSVTLTAEEIEEDIYSVTGSRPRRRPKKRPRVVQRQIDSPSMKEKLHELRSSQFNSARSCSITVTWRTLNQDVLNNVIHQWLKLPLQYLVALVQPLSIMIFSLNRPGLV
- the LOC121985016 gene encoding uncharacterized protein LOC121985016 isoform X2, whose translation is MATAQDPPRGELEPNLRHRLPLPRWGDRRTTRRAPAERSGGDGTPTAGQLGCGRFPLAQDGVGGGEDGGLEELRAKLMGHLRVAADRMKIATPEAAPEASRPWNLRTRKTPNGNTGCAIAGATAAPAAAAGSAAEEERKIGLSVTLTAEEIEEDIYSVTGSRPRRRPKKRPRVVQRQIDSLFPGLWLSDITVEAYKVDDD